In Polaribacter sp. L3A8, a genomic segment contains:
- a CDS encoding ABC transporter ATPase, with the protein MFTEYKNLPNNSRVWIYQADREFTENEINFISDKAEDFINQWTRHGDDLKGSFTIKYNQFLVLAVDESFNNVSGCSIDSSVRFIKELENELKLDLMDKMNITFKDNDNINLVKLSDFQRFAKEQKVTSDTIVFNNMVNTKADFENNWEIPAKESWHKRFLV; encoded by the coding sequence ATGTTTACAGAATATAAAAATTTACCAAATAATTCTCGCGTTTGGATTTACCAAGCAGATAGAGAGTTTACAGAGAATGAAATAAACTTTATTTCGGATAAAGCAGAAGACTTTATTAACCAATGGACGCGTCATGGAGACGATTTAAAAGGTTCTTTTACTATAAAATACAATCAGTTTTTAGTGTTGGCAGTAGATGAGAGTTTTAATAATGTGTCTGGTTGTTCTATTGATAGTTCTGTTCGTTTTATTAAAGAACTAGAAAACGAATTAAAATTAGATTTAATGGACAAAATGAACATTACGTTTAAAGATAATGACAATATTAACTTAGTAAAATTATCAGATTTTCAGAGGTTTGCCAAAGAACAAAAAGTAACTTCAGATACTATTGTGTTTAACAATATGGTAAATACCAAGGCAGATTTTGAAAACAATTGGGAGATTCCTGCAAAAGAAAGTTGGCACAAACGCTTTTTGGTATAA
- a CDS encoding bile acid:sodium symporter family protein — MQNNIDIDDIKINFDESGLWVLNIAIAIIMFGVALGISIEDFKRLFKNPKIVFVGVLSQFILLPAFTFLAILLIKPHPSFALGMMMIAACPGGNVSNFFSKMAGGNAALSVSLTAFATLICIVMTPFNLQFWGSLYEPTNQILKTVSLNPFDLFKLVSLILGIPLLLGMLIKHYHAKMAGKIEKVLKPLSMLVFIALIFIAFSQNLDVFVNHIHHVLFLVIFHNIFAYILGFYTAKSFKLKSKDCKTIAMETGIQNGGLGLLLIFGFFEGLGGMALLAAFWGIWDVFSGMALATYWGRKSSLK; from the coding sequence ATGCAAAACAACATAGACATAGACGATATTAAAATAAATTTTGATGAGAGTGGTTTATGGGTTTTAAACATAGCTATTGCCATTATTATGTTTGGCGTTGCTTTGGGTATTTCAATAGAAGACTTTAAAAGGCTTTTTAAAAATCCTAAAATCGTTTTTGTAGGTGTTTTATCGCAATTTATATTATTACCTGCATTTACTTTTTTAGCAATTTTATTGATAAAACCTCATCCTAGTTTTGCCCTTGGAATGATGATGATTGCCGCCTGCCCTGGTGGAAATGTATCTAATTTTTTTAGTAAAATGGCTGGTGGAAATGCAGCTCTATCTGTTAGTTTAACTGCCTTTGCAACCTTAATTTGTATTGTAATGACTCCGTTTAACCTTCAATTTTGGGGAAGTTTATACGAACCGACAAATCAAATTTTAAAAACAGTTTCTTTAAACCCGTTTGATTTATTTAAACTTGTTTCTCTAATATTAGGAATTCCTTTACTTCTTGGAATGCTTATTAAACATTACCATGCTAAAATGGCTGGTAAGATAGAAAAGGTTTTAAAACCGCTGTCTATGTTGGTTTTTATTGCGCTAATTTTTATTGCTTTTTCTCAAAATTTAGATGTTTTTGTAAATCATATTCATCATGTATTGTTCTTGGTGATTTTTCACAATATATTTGCCTATATCTTAGGTTTCTATACCGCAAAAAGTTTTAAACTGAAATCTAAAGATTGTAAAACAATTGCAATGGAAACAGGAATACAAAATGGAGGCTTAGGTTTATTGCTTATTTTTGGTTTCTTTGAAGGCTTAGGAGGCATGGCTTTATTAGCTGCTTTTTGGGGAATTTGGGATGTTTTTTCTGGCATGGCATTGGCTACTTATTGGGGTAGAAAATCATCTCTAAAATAA
- a CDS encoding 1-acyl-sn-glycerol-3-phosphate acyltransferase: MEVSQIWFRLVRFYVQLGLFFYTKKIKIVGLKNVPKKGAVLFAVNHPNGLIDPLIVTTNNPRASYFLVKAAAFKNSIIEKILNSLNLIPIYRMRDGIDQLAKNEEVFNKCYSIFNRGKSLMIFPEGSDCRDRTVRPLSKGFTRIVYGAIEKYPDLQIQVVPVGLTYQNASQFPSKVALHYGTPIDASKIYANNILSKSINILKNEVDAQLKNLSVHIKKDENYDTVLTKLNEAQVDFTEVKKVQEMIKTNTFPPKKEGSKNSLKPLYYLIVLNSIIQYFIYKKQAKKNPDIDFIDTFRFTFNLFILPLFYVLQAFIVSYFFGNKMGLFYFAFSLLIIFIYSKLSPTNTEASS; the protein is encoded by the coding sequence ATGGAAGTTTCACAGATTTGGTTTAGATTGGTTCGTTTTTATGTACAACTAGGCCTCTTTTTTTACACAAAAAAAATAAAGATAGTTGGTCTTAAAAATGTTCCTAAAAAAGGCGCTGTCCTTTTTGCGGTAAACCATCCTAACGGATTGATAGATCCGTTAATTGTAACTACTAATAATCCTAGAGCAAGTTATTTTTTAGTAAAAGCTGCTGCTTTTAAAAATTCTATTATAGAAAAAATTCTTAATTCTTTAAATCTTATTCCTATTTATAGAATGAGAGACGGAATTGATCAATTAGCAAAAAACGAAGAAGTTTTTAATAAATGTTACAGCATTTTTAATAGAGGTAAATCCTTAATGATTTTCCCGGAAGGAAGTGATTGTAGAGATAGAACTGTAAGACCTTTAAGCAAAGGGTTTACAAGAATTGTATATGGTGCTATTGAAAAATACCCCGATTTACAAATACAAGTTGTACCTGTTGGTCTTACTTATCAAAATGCTTCTCAGTTTCCTAGTAAAGTAGCTTTGCATTACGGAACACCGATTGATGCGAGTAAAATTTACGCAAATAACATACTAAGTAAATCTATAAACATTTTAAAAAATGAAGTAGATGCTCAATTAAAAAATTTATCTGTACATATAAAAAAGGATGAAAACTATGATACTGTTTTAACAAAATTAAATGAGGCTCAAGTAGATTTTACAGAAGTTAAAAAAGTACAAGAAATGATAAAAACAAATACATTTCCGCCTAAAAAGGAAGGTTCTAAAAATTCTTTAAAACCATTGTATTACTTAATTGTTTTAAATAGTATTATTCAGTATTTCATTTATAAAAAACAAGCTAAAAAGAATCCTGATATCGATTTTATAGATACGTTTAGGTTTACTTTTAATCTGTTTATTTTACCGCTATTTTATGTATTACAAGCTTTTATTGTATCCTATTTCTTTGGTAATAAAATGGGGTTATTCTACTTTGCCTTTAGCCTTTTAATTATATTTATATATAGCAAATTATCGCCAACAAATACAGAAGCTAGTTCTTAA
- a CDS encoding glycoside hydrolase family 3 N-terminal domain-containing protein, whose protein sequence is MKKELLIILFIGFVFNISAQSVDPLITKDSEAQDVWIDSILKNMTLDEKIGQLFMIQAYSNKDKKHEDYITNMIKKYHVGNLIFMQGTPDKQAALTNKYQDSAKVPLLIGFDGEWGLDMRLKNTYRFPWNMTLGAIKNDSLIKEFGVHLGKHCKRLGIHLNFAPVVDINTNPDNPIIGNRSFGENKDNVTEKAIAFTQGIQSMGVLASAKHFPGHGDTATDSHQTLPVLNFDLARLNDIELYPYKKIFDAGITSVMTAHLSVPSLEPDNRLPTSLSKKVVTDLLQQKLGFLGLVITDGLNMKGAANYATSAEINLAAIQAGNDLLLIPQEILATVNLIKKAIELKTLTEERIDHSVRKILKAKYWAGLNNYKPVQLENLDAYLNSIDDELLHRELVKNSLTVLKNVNGNIPVRNLENRKIAYVKLGDDSSSDFVNMLQNYGKVDVVSDKNLDGLIKKLKPYNLVIIGYHKSNANPWKSYKFKDKELVWLQEIAREKNVILDVFASPYSLLQVKSFTNIEGLIVSYQNSKLGQELSAQLIFGAFGAKGKLPVTIKTDFFEGRGFTTSNLGRFEYTLPEAANLSSKKLKEIDSLANIILKKKMAPGFQVLVARNGKIVLDKSYGYHTDKKTHKVKNSDVYDLASLTKILASLPLIMKAEEEQKISLNEKVQELLPSFKGSNKAAVSVREILSHYGRLKAWIPFYVATQDSVTHKNSPIFYGKVRSKKFGIKVAQNLYINKSYKDSIYKFIRDADQRERPGYKYSDLGYYLFKEAIENTYQKPLNTLVDEEFYQSLGANRTSYLPLQKFAKNEIIPTEKDDYYRNQLVQGYVHDMGAAMLGGVGGHAGLFANANDVAKIMQMYLQKGFYGGKRYLKTETVDKFNHRYFSDQQVRRGLGFDKPQLNPKVKATCGCVSDESFGHSGFTGTYTWADPKSGIVYVFLSNRVYPTAANMSLVRSNMRTEIQQVIQDAIID, encoded by the coding sequence ATGAAGAAAGAGTTACTGATTATCCTTTTTATAGGTTTTGTTTTTAATATATCTGCACAGAGTGTAGATCCTTTAATTACAAAAGATAGCGAAGCACAAGATGTTTGGATAGATAGTATTCTAAAAAATATGACTTTAGATGAAAAAATAGGTCAGTTATTTATGATACAAGCCTATTCTAATAAGGATAAAAAACACGAAGATTACATTACAAATATGATTAAAAAATATCATGTGGGTAATTTAATTTTTATGCAAGGAACGCCAGATAAGCAAGCGGCACTTACTAATAAATATCAAGATTCTGCAAAGGTGCCTTTATTAATTGGTTTTGATGGTGAGTGGGGCTTAGATATGCGTTTAAAAAATACGTATCGTTTTCCTTGGAATATGACTTTAGGGGCCATTAAAAATGATTCTTTGATTAAAGAATTTGGAGTGCATTTAGGAAAACATTGCAAGCGTTTGGGGATTCATTTAAACTTTGCACCGGTTGTAGATATTAATACAAACCCAGATAACCCTATTATTGGTAATCGTTCTTTTGGTGAAAACAAAGATAATGTTACAGAAAAAGCAATTGCATTTACTCAAGGAATACAAAGTATGGGGGTTTTAGCAAGTGCCAAACATTTTCCTGGTCATGGAGATACCGCAACAGATTCTCACCAAACATTGCCTGTTTTAAATTTTGATTTGGCTCGTTTAAATGATATAGAACTTTATCCGTATAAAAAAATATTTGATGCTGGTATAACAAGTGTGATGACTGCGCATTTAAGTGTACCTAGTTTAGAGCCAGATAACAGATTGCCTACTTCTTTGTCTAAAAAGGTAGTTACAGATTTATTACAACAAAAACTAGGCTTTTTAGGTTTGGTAATTACGGATGGTTTAAACATGAAAGGCGCTGCAAATTATGCAACATCAGCAGAAATTAATTTAGCAGCAATTCAGGCAGGTAATGATTTATTGTTAATTCCGCAAGAAATTCTTGCTACTGTAAATTTAATTAAAAAAGCAATTGAGTTAAAAACGCTTACAGAAGAACGTATAGATCATTCTGTTCGTAAAATATTAAAAGCAAAATATTGGGCAGGTTTAAACAATTACAAACCTGTGCAATTAGAAAATCTAGATGCCTATTTAAATTCTATAGACGATGAATTGTTGCACAGAGAATTGGTTAAAAATTCTTTGACGGTTCTTAAAAACGTAAACGGAAATATACCTGTTAGAAATTTAGAAAACAGAAAAATTGCTTATGTAAAATTAGGAGATGATTCTAGTTCTGATTTTGTGAACATGCTGCAAAACTACGGTAAAGTAGATGTGGTTTCTGATAAAAATTTAGACGGACTTATAAAAAAATTAAAACCTTATAACTTGGTAATTATCGGTTATCATAAATCGAATGCAAACCCTTGGAAAAGTTATAAGTTTAAAGACAAAGAATTGGTTTGGTTGCAAGAAATTGCACGTGAAAAAAATGTAATTTTAGATGTTTTTGCAAGTCCGTATAGTTTGCTACAAGTAAAATCATTTACCAATATAGAAGGGCTTATTGTTTCTTATCAGAATAGTAAATTAGGGCAAGAATTATCTGCACAACTTATTTTTGGAGCTTTTGGTGCCAAAGGAAAATTACCGGTAACCATTAAAACCGATTTTTTTGAAGGTAGAGGTTTTACCACATCTAACCTTGGTAGATTTGAGTATACGTTGCCAGAAGCTGCTAATTTATCCTCCAAAAAATTAAAAGAAATAGATTCTTTAGCTAATATTATATTAAAGAAAAAAATGGCACCAGGTTTTCAGGTTTTGGTCGCAAGAAATGGTAAAATTGTTTTAGATAAAAGTTATGGGTATCATACAGATAAAAAGACACATAAAGTAAAAAATTCTGATGTGTATGATTTGGCTTCGCTTACTAAAATTTTAGCGTCATTACCTTTAATAATGAAAGCAGAAGAAGAGCAAAAAATATCTTTAAACGAAAAAGTACAAGAGCTTTTACCAAGTTTTAAAGGGTCTAATAAAGCAGCTGTTTCTGTAAGAGAAATACTATCGCATTATGGTCGTTTAAAAGCATGGATTCCTTTTTATGTAGCTACGCAAGATAGTGTAACACATAAAAATTCTCCAATTTTTTATGGTAAAGTTCGGTCTAAAAAATTTGGAATAAAAGTGGCACAAAACTTATATATAAACAAGAGTTACAAAGACAGTATTTATAAATTTATAAGAGATGCAGACCAAAGAGAAAGACCAGGTTATAAATATAGCGATTTAGGATATTATTTATTTAAAGAAGCTATAGAAAACACCTACCAAAAACCATTAAATACATTAGTAGATGAAGAATTTTACCAATCTTTAGGCGCAAACAGAACTAGTTATTTACCGTTGCAAAAGTTTGCTAAAAACGAAATTATACCCACCGAAAAAGACGACTATTACCGCAACCAATTAGTGCAAGGTTATGTGCATGATATGGGTGCAGCAATGTTGGGCGGAGTAGGAGGTCATGCAGGTTTATTTGCCAATGCAAACGATGTTGCTAAAATTATGCAAATGTATTTGCAGAAAGGATTTTATGGTGGCAAACGTTATTTAAAAACCGAAACTGTAGATAAATTTAACCACCGTTATTTTTCTGATCAACAAGTACGTAGAGGTTTAGGTTTCGATAAACCACAGTTAAACCCTAAAGTAAAAGCCACTTGTGGTTGTGTTTCCGATGAGAGTTTTGGGCATTCTGGTTTTACAGGTACCTATACTTGGGCAGATCCCAAAAGTGGAATTGTGTACGTGTTTTTGTCTAACAGAGTGTATCCTACGGCGGCAAACATGAGTTTGGTAAGAAGTAATATGCGTACCGAAATTCAGCAAGTTATTCAAGATGCTATTATAGATTAG